A region of the Desulfobacterales bacterium genome:
CCATTTTTATTTTGTTTACTGTAGCAAAAACATAAGGAGGTAGTCGGTCAATTCTTGCAAACTTTTTCATAATAGTTAAACCTCTAAAATGTTTTGAAAATATGGACAAAATTTTTCCATTAAATTGTTATAATTAATCAGACTTAAAAAAAATAAAATGCAAATTTATCCTATGAAGTATGGATTGTCAAAAAAAAAGTAATTTAGAGAGCTTAAGAGCATATCTGAAAATTATTTCTGAAAGGTATTTTTTAATTTTTTTATCTTAATGATTAAAAGGTCTCACAACGTATATCATAGCTTGGGCTATTGACTATTTTAAATTTTAAATGTTTTTTTTGGAGGACCTCGTTTTTTTGATATAGAAAAATATGATTCTTTAACTGAGACATATTCAGTATTAAAAAGAAATACAATTAAATTTCTGTTTTACTTCTTAAGTGAAGATAGACTTTTGTTCAAATATATTATATATCAATACAAGCTAAATTAAAAATAATCATAAAAACCAATTAAAAATCTTAATATCATTAGCTGCAAAATGCCGGATCCGCTTTATACATTAAAAAGCAGTTTTTTATTATAAAGAAATATTATTTTAACATATAAGCCTATTTATTGATAGTAAAACAATGCATAATTTTTTTAAAAACAAACATATTACCCTTCTTATTGTGAATGATTCACCTCTCATAATAGCTGTCATTAGCGCTATTCTTAAAACCGAACCTAATATTAAAATTGTCGGAACTGCAAGAACAGGGATAGAAGGAGTTGAACAAACTATCAGGCTTAAACCTGATATTATTTTAATGGATATTCATATGCCCGAAATGGATGGAGTCACAGCTACAAAGCACATTATAGAGAAAATTCCATATTCCCGTATTTTAATTACAACTGCTACTGTAACTCGAAACATGAATTATATATTTGACGCATTAAATTTAGGCGCATTGGATTATATAAAATCACCATCTTTACCATATTCTCCTGGTACAGCGATTGAAAAAAAAGTATTGAGGGCTTGTGGTGAAGATCTAATTAAAAAATTAGCAACTATTATTAATATTTCTAATAAAAAATTACCAACTTTAAAACATAATTTAAGGGATTCTAATAAGTCATTTAACTTTGAACCAGCGAATGATTTATTACTTAAATCGGAAAATAATGATATCCCAGTAGTTGGAATCGGATGTTCTACTGGAGGACCTAAAACACTGCTTACTTTTTTTAAATATGTGCCTAAGTCTTTCCCTGGAACTATATTGATATGTCAGCATATAGAGCCGGGTTTTGATAATGATTTTGCAGTATGGTTGTCTAATGAAACTCAATTTAACATAAAAATCGCAAGTGACGGAATTAATTTATCCGCTAATTCTATTTATATTGCTCCAGCCGGAAAAAATTTAATCGTTTTAAAAAATAAAAAATTATTTATCGAAGAACCTAAACCTAAACAAGTATATGCACCAAGTATTGACAGATTGTTTAGCTCAATGGCTGAAAATCTTGGTAAAAATGCCTGCGGAATAATAATGACAGGCATGGGTAATGATGGAGCAAATGGAATAAAAAAAATTAAGGAGAATCAAGGAGAAATTTTTATTCAAAGCAATGAGAGTGCAATTGTTGGTAGTATGCCTTTATCTGCTCGTATTTCAACAGGAATAAAAAAAGTATATATGACAGAAGAGCTACCATACCTATTAATTAATTGGATGCGTAGAATTTTGGAAAATAAAAAATGAATCAATTTGAAGTTTCACAAAATTTAATTAATTGGATTAAAGCTACTACTGGAATTCATATAGTTAGAGAAAACTATGATATGATAAAAATTGCTATAAAAGAATGTGCAAAAAATAAAATGATGGATCCAAATAATTATGAGAGTATGCTTCTTTCCAATCAAATTAACCCTCAGGATATCATAGACCAAATTGTAACGACAGAAACTTTTTTTTTAAGACACGAAAATACAATGCAATCCATCATTCAAAATATCATTCCAGACCTTTTAAGCAAAAAAATAAAACCCATGATTTTGTCGATAGGGTGTGCTCGAGGAGAAGAACCGTATTCTTTTGCGATGCTTCTTTTAGATTTAGGAATTGATCCAGAACTAACAACAATTATAGGAATTGATATATCCAAAGAAAATATTACACACGCAAAGCAAGGCATTTATTCCCTCAATTCCATGCGTAGAGTTCCCAAGGATTTTTTGAATAAGCATTTTTCGCAAATTGCTAATAAAAATTTTAAAATTAATTCATATATAAATAATTCCGTTATTTTTAAACGAATGAATTTTTTGACAGAAGCTGTTAATTATCTTAACTATGGCTTCCATATTATTTTCTGTCATAATGTTTTTATTTATTTTGATAAAGCTACTATAATTAAATCTCTTAATATTATTGATAAATTATTGGATAATGACGGATGGTTTTTTGTGGATAACAGCGAAGGTCCGAATTTAAAAGGATATTTTGAGCGGATAAAAGTAGGCAATAGCTATGGTTTCAAAAAAAAACAAAAACCTTTAATTATTAAAACCGAACAAAAAAAAGATAGCGACAAAAAATTAATAATACCTAATAAAAAAATAAAAGAAAAGATAAATAAATATAAGAGAGACACAGCATCGGAAATACTTGCGAAGGCAAAAGAAGCATATAGAACTAAATCATTTGATAAAGCTTTAAAATTTTATCAAAATTTAATTGATTTATTCCCAAGTTTTCGTTCAATAGGACTACTTGGAATTGCTAAAATATATGCTGATCAGGATAATTCTTTTCAAGCTTTAGAAACAGCAGAACTGGCCTTACAAGAAAATGAAACTAATGCAGGAAAACCACTTACAATTGAAGATTTATCAGACGCTTACATTATTATAGCATTAATATTGAAAAAAAAAGGTATATCGCAATCAGCGGGACTATATTTCAATAAATTAAAAGAAATTAACCCAACACATCAAGTACTTAAAGTTTACTATGAAAAATAATATAAATTACCGTATATTAATAGTTGAAGATTCTCCGACAATGCGCGTAGTCTGTTTACGAATGCTCAATAAGGAAGGATTTCTGTGTAATCTCGCAGGAACAGCTGAAGACGCATGGAAACAGTTAAATGATGCTTATGATCAAGGGGACCCTTTTTCTGGAATCCTTTTAGACTGGATTCTTCCAGGAATGAGTGGTTCACAACTGCTTGAAAAAATTTTAAACAATGACCGATTTGAATCCCTTGCAGTCATGATTTTTACCGAAAAACCTGATGACGAAACTTGGCGTTTAGCATTGACTCGTAAAAACTGTGATATTCAACTAAAAGAAGAACTTGAATTGCTTCCTTTAAGAATGCATAAATTTTTAAATTTATACTGCTCGGATTATTCTCCAAGCATTCCTACGATTTATTCAAATACAAGTTCAGGGGAAGGAGAAAAAATTCTTATAGTTGATGATTCGCCTACTATATGCCTAAAATATTCAAATTTATTAAAAGAAACAGGATATAAAGTTGTTACCGCTAATTCAATTAATGAAGGATACCAATTAGCTTTAAAAGAAAAACCAATGCTTGCAATAATTGATTACTATATGCCCGGAGGCAATGGAGATGAATTATGCACTATGCTTCAAAGTGATACAAAGACTCGTGATATTATTATTGTAATGTTTTCCCAACGAAAAGACTTAGTTGAAAAAGCTTTGCAAGTTGGGGCAATGGATTTAATTTATAAAGACGATCCCATGAATATTTTTATTATGAGGATCCGTTCAATTATGCAAGTTATAAAGGCTCAACGTACTACTACTCGATTAGATATTTTATCTCGGGCAACAGAAGCATTAGGAATTGGCGTTATGTTGAAACAGGGTGGAACCCTTAAATCTTTTAATATAATAATGGATAATTTTGCTAAAGAATGCAGAGGGCTTTTAACATTTGATATTATTAGCCAAACAAAATCATCATTGAATATTAACGATATCACAGGTAAAGATCGTTATTTTGAAATAATGGCATTAAAAATAAATGATCGTGATTATACTATATTAGTTCAGGAAGTAACTGAGCGCAAACAATGGGAAAAAGAATTAGAACTTTCCAAACAAGCTGCTGAGGTTGCAAGCAAAGCAAAAAGTGATTTTTTATCTAATATGAGCCACGAAATAAGGACTCCAATGAACGCAATAATAGGCATGACGGAGTTATTATGGGAAACTAATCTTACACCTGAACAAAGGCAGTATGTTAATATTTTTAGAGTTTCTGGAGAATCCCTTCTAAATATAATAAACGATATTTTGGATATAGCTAAAATTGAAGAAGGTCGCTTAGAAATAGAACATATCCCTTTTGACCTTGAAGATTTACTTAAAAAAATGTTTGAAACAATGGAGCCTCGAGCTAAATCAAAAAACATAAAATTATCCTATGAATTATCTTCCGGAACTGCTACCAATCTTATTGGGGACCCCTATAGAATTCGTCAAGTTTTGGCTAATCTTATAAGTAACGCAATTAAATTTACAGATATGGGATCCATAGATTTAAAAGTTGAGGAAGAATCCTATTCTGAACCCCATCAAAAACATCAAACAACACTCGTTAAATTTTCCGTTATAGATACTGGATCAGGAATACCCTCAGATAAACTTGACATAATTTTTGAAAGATTTAGCCAAGTTGATGAATCTTCGAGCAAAAAGCATGGCGGAACAGGTCTTGGTTTAAATATATGTAAAAAACTTGTTGAGCTTATGGGAGGAAGCATCAATGTTTCAAGCGAAATTGGAATTGGTAGTACTTTCAGCTTTGTGTTACCACTTAAAATTTATTCAGAAAAAAAGCAGGATATAGAAACAAATATTCCGCATACATCTTTTGAGCAGTTGAAATTAGAGCCTTTAGATATTTTACTTGCCGAAGACTCCAAATTTAACCGATTTATAGTCATAGAATATCTTAAAATATTTCCTGTTAAAATTCATATTGCTTTAAATGGAAAAGAGGCCTTAGAAAAGTTTAAAAATGAAAAGTTTGATATGATATTTATGGATATACAAATGCCTGTTATGGACGGTTATGAAGCGACACGGGAAATAAGAAAGCATGAAAAAAATAATAATCTATCTCCTATTCCTATAATCGCGATGAGCGCTTATGCTTTAAAAGAAGAAATAGATAAAAGCTTAAACAGCGGATGCAATGAACATATTATCAAGCCAATTTTAAAACAAACACTCATAAACGCTGTTCAAAAATATAGTAAAGCTGAGTCAGAAAAAAATAAAATATCAGATACAACAACAGTTTCTAAAGGCAATTCTATTATCATTAAAGCTGACCCTGATTTAGGAGAGACCATTTTTTATTATAAAGAATCGATTCTAAACAATAACATAAAAATTTCAGAATCATTAAAAAACAAAGATTATAACTCCATTAAAACGATTAGCCACAGAATGAAAGGGGAAGGAGAAGCTTATGGCTTCAAAGAAGTAAGTGATATAGGTAAAAAAATTGAAGAGGCCTTAAAACTAAATGATATAATAACTGTTGAATTATTAAATAATCAACTTTCAGATTACATTAATTGTGTCAAAATTGTCTTCGACGAATAAATGCACACTAAAATTATAATAGTAAGATGATACATCTCAAAATGTAGAAATTAGGTTATACCTCGACAATATTGTCGTTTATACTCATAGCTTGTCGAAGTTTATAAGATATCCCCCATTTGAAATATATCGTAAATACTTAATATCTTGTTGGCACATATTTTGATATATGTTTAAAATAGAAAAAAATAAAATATTTTTTTAAGGAAAATTTCTATGACCAAAGTAAAAAAAAATACAGTGTATATACTCACACTTGCTATGATTATATACTCTTCATTAATTTATGCTCAGGAAAAATTATCGTATTTGCCATTTTCCACAAATACTCCACTTGATCTTGATATACTTTTAAATTTTGCACATGAAAATAGTTTTGAACTAAAGAGTGCATATACAAACTGGTTAGCTGTAAAAGAAAAAGCTCCACAGGTTAGTGTGCTCCCTGATCCCAAATTAACGTATGGCATTGTCATGGTCAGAACAGATAAACAAGCGCAAAAAGTAAGCATCGCTCAAACATTTCCATGGTTCGGAAAGCTCGACCTAAAAGAAAAATTAGCTATAAAAGAAGCTGAAGCGGTGTATCAGGATTATGTCAATCGCAAGTTTCAACTTATAGGTCGTATTAAAAACATATTTTATGAATACGCATATCTGGCTCAAGCTGTTAAAATAAACACGGAACATCAGGATATCCTCAAAGCAATGGAGGAAATTGCCAATATCCGTTCTAAAGTAGGATCAATTAATCAAAATGTCTTAATCCGAATTCAGATAGAACAGGGTAAAATAGAAGATAGGATCAAAGAGCTTGAAAGAATCAGACCAGCTATATCATATAAAATATATTCTTTAATCGGCAGCAAACAACTAAACGAAGTGCTGCCATGGCCTAATATTACATCGCTTAAGGCTACTTCTATTTCTGATGATAAATTAAAAGAACTTCTTAGAAATAAAAATCCAAATCTTCGAAAAATCAACGCGCTTTATGAAAAAGAAACTCAAGCTCTTAATCTTGCTAAGAAAAATTTCTATCCTGATGTTACGCTTTCTTTGGAACGCGATTTTATGGATATGGGAGATGATCAGACCATTGCAATGTTTTCTATTAATCTGCCTATATGGAGAAGCAGTTTGAAAGCAGCTGAATATGAAGTTATAAAGAAGCGTGAATCACTGAGTTTATCTCTTAAAGATCAGGAAAATCAGCTTTCTGCTCAAATGGATCTACTTTTATATTATCTCAGAGATGCTGAGCGTAAAGCAAATCTATACCGGAATACACTTATTCCAAAAGCTAAGCAAGCTATTGAAATAGCTTTTAAGGAATTTGAAACCGGAAAAGCTACCTTTCTTGATATTCTTGATACAGAGCGTTCATTATTGGAATTTCAATTAACAGAAGCAAGACAGGTTACAAATAGATATCAACAGCTTGCTGAAATAGAAACGCTTATAGGAAGCGATATTTCCCAAGCATTAACATTAATAACTGATAAATAAAAAAAGGAGACTTTAAGATGAAAAAAATTAACTTTATTATCGCCATAGCATTGATATTCCTGTTCACCAGCGATGTTTTCGCTGGTGAACAAAAAGGTAAAAATGAGGCAATTCAGACTATTTGTCCCGTAATGGGTGGCAAAATCAACAAAAACCTTTACGTAGATTATAACGGACAAAGAATTTATGTTTGCTGTCCTGGATGTATTGACACTGTAAAAAAAGATCCTGAAAAATATATCAAAAAAATCAATGAAAATGGTGAAACACCAGCAAAAATACAAATAATCTGTCCGGTTATGGGTGGTAAAATAAACAAAAAACTTTTCGTTGATCATGGTGGAAAACGTATATATGTTTGCTGTCCAGCATGTATTGATACGATAAAAAATAATCCTGAAAAATATATCAAGGAAATGGAAGAAAAAGGCGTTGTGTTTGAAGAGGCTCCAAAAATGTAAGTTATTCACTATTAGTTATTCACTAATTTAATCGGAGATAATCCATGAATGAGATGAGGGTAAAAAACTTGTTAAAAGGAAAAATTGCAATTATTATCATGATTGTTCTATCTTTTCTAATTGGGATGATTGTTCAAAACGTTTTTTTTTCATCCCAATCAATACATGATAATGAAAATGAAGTTTTAAACTCGTTAAATGATGGTCAAGAGGAAGTATGGACATGCTCCATGCATCCTCAGATCAAACTTCCTAAACCTGGGAAATGCCCCATCTGCTTCATGGATCTCATTCTTCTTGAGAAAGGAAACGATGATGTAGGTAAACAGGAAATTTCTATTAGTCCTTATGCAGCCAAATTGATGGAGCTTGAAACAACTGAAGCATCAAGGCAATTTATAGAATCGGAAGTACGGATGGTAGGAAAGGTTGAGTATGATGAAACCAGAGTGTCTTATATTTCAGCATGGGTATCTGGCAGGCTTGACCGGCTGTATGTAAATTATACAGGTATTCCGGTTAAAAAAGGAGATCATATGGTGAGTATTTACAGTCCGGATTTGCTCACTGCTCAGGAAGAATTGATCCAGGCACTAAAAATGGTCAAAGAACTAAGTCGAAGTGACTCTGAAATTGTAAAACGAACAGCGCAAAGAACTATAGAATCTTCCAAAGAGAAACTCCGATTACTTGGGCTTTCAGCTCAACAAATTGAAACAATCGAAAGGGAAAAAATAGTGAATGATCACATCACTATATATGCACCTGAATCAGGGATTGTTATTCAAAAAAAAGCCCAAGAAGGCATGTATGTTCAAACAGGAACTCCTATTTATACAATTGCAGATCTTTCGTCTGTTTGGGTAAAACTGGACGCCTATGAAACGGATCTCACCTGGGCGCATTACGGAGGAAATGTTGAATTTACAACAGAAACGTATCCCGGAAGAATATTCAAAGGTATGATATCTTTTATTGACCCCATTATTGATAATGCGACACGGACAGCAAAAGTTAGATTAAGTGTTTCTAATAAGAAACTTGCTCTCAAACCAGGCATGTTTGTAAGAGCTGTTGTCCGTTCAAAAGTTGCGTCAAATGGACATGTGATGAACGAGGATTTAGTTGGAAAATGGATAAGTCCTATGCATCCTGAAATCATAAAGGATAAACCCGGGAAATGCGATGTTTGCGGAATGCCGCTTGTTAGTGCTGAGTCTTTGGGATATGTTGGACCCGAACATAAAAATGCTCCACTCGTCATCCCTGTTACAGCGGCTATGAAGACTGGAAAAAGAGCTGTAGTTTATGTGGAAATAGCCGGGCGTGAAAAGCCAACTTATGAAGGTAGAGAAGTTATATTAGGACATCGTCTCGGAAACTATTATATCGTAGAGAAAGGATTATCAGAAGGTGAAAATGTAGTTACAAGAGGAGCTTTCAAACTGGATGCTGAATTGCAGATTCAAGCTAAACCAAGTATGATGAGTGATAGCACTGCTCCTATAGTTCATTCTAATCTTAACAACGAATCGAAAAAAGACTCTGAGCCTAAAATAATTGGCCCCATAGATCCAAAGTTCCGTTCTCAACTATCATCTGTGCTTGATGCTTATTTTCTGCTTCACGAAAGCCTGTCGTCTGATAATGCTTCAGATGCTGAAAAAAATAGTACACTTATTAAAGATAAACTGACTCAGGTTGATATGGGATTGCTTTCAGGTAAAACGCACATGGAATGGATGCATCACCTTAATAAGCTTAATACTGCTGTAGAGAATCTAATAGTAGCTAAAACACTTGATAAACAAAGAGAATCTTTTGACTCTTTGTCAGCTCAACTCATTCTGACGCTCCAGCAGTTTCCTACAAATCAATTAAAAATTTATAAAGCATGGTGTCCTATGGCATTTAACAATAGAGGCGCTTACTGGCTACAAAAAACAGAAGAAATTGCAAATCCGTACTTTGGTGAAATAATGCTTCGATGCGGAGAAATAAAGGAAAAAATTGTCGCTCCGTCAGGATTGAATGGAGAAAAACATGAATAACGAGCTAAAACTTTCACAGACTCCGGAACAGCGTTCGTTTATAGGCAATATTATAGGATTCTGCCTTACAAACAAGTTAGTTGTCAGCTTGTTTGTATTTGCAATAATTTTTGCTGGAATTTTGACTGCACCATTTGACTGGAATTTTGGTGGAATACAGCGTTATCCAATTCCTGTAGACGCTATTCCAGATATCGGAGAAAATCAACAAATTGTATTTACAGAATGGATGGGCAGATCCCCGCAGGATGTTGAAGATCAAATTACTTATCCGCTAACTGTTTCTTTGCTTGGAATTCCTGGTGTAAAAACAATTCGTAGCTATTCAATGTTCGGTTTTTCCACCATCTATATCATTTTTAAAGATAATATTGAGTTTTACTGGTCAAGAAGTCGTGTACTCGAAAAAATCAATAGTCTTCCAGCAAATACACTTCCGGCATCTGTGCAACCAACATTAGGACCGGATGCTACTGCATTGGGACAGATTTATTGGTATACGCTTGAAGGACTTGATCCAGATGGAAAACCTACTGGTGGTTGGGATCAGGAAGAGCTGCGAACTGCTCAGGACTGGTATGCCCGTTATTGGATTCTTTCTGCTGATGGTGTGGCGGAAGTTGCTTCCATCGGAGGATATGTTAAGGAATATCAGGTGGATGTAGATCCTGATGCAATGAGGGCGTATGGTGTAACAGTTGATGAAGTTTATAGTGCTGTTCAACGTTCTAACATTGATGTAGGAGCAAAAAGTATCGAAGTTAACCGAACAGAATATTTTATCAGAGGTATTGGTTTTATAAAAACTCTTGAAGATCTTGCAAACAGCGTTATTAAAGTTAATACAGATGATATTCCCGTGTTGGTCAAGCATGTAGCTCAAGTTACCTTAGGGCCTGCAGCTCGTAGAGGCGCTCTTGATAAAGGCGGAGCTCCGGTTGTTGGAGGTGTAGTCGTTGCTCGCTACGGAGATAACCCCCTTGCTGTTATAAAACATGTAAAGGAAAAGATTGAAAGCACCAGAGAATCTCTTCCCTCTAAAGCCATTATTAATTTTAACATTGTTGACTCGAACACTGTTACAGCATTTGCAAATGAAAATGGGTTTAATGCCTATGAAAATGGCAAGTTAAATCAAGAAAAATGGATTACTTATCTTAAAAAAACAAGCCGCAATGAATGGCCTAAATGGATAACTCTCAGTAAAGTAACTGTTGTTCCATTTTATGATCGCACAAACTTGATTTACGAAACTCTTGGCACATTAAATGATGCTATTGTGGAAGAAATTCTTATCACAATTATTGTTGTACTTGTGATGTTAATGAATTTATATAGCAGCGCACTTATCAGTTCCATGTTACCATTAGCTGTATTGCTTACATTTGTAGGCATGAAATTTTTTGGTGTGCAGGCGAATATTGTTGCCCTTTCTGGCATCGTTATTGCCATCGGAACTATTGTTGATATGGGCATTGTTATAAGCGATAATATCCTGAAACATCTGAATGATGCAGATCCTAATGAGTCTCGAATAGAAGTCGTTCATAGAGCATCGGCCGAAGTAGGTGGTGCTGTGCTTACAGCGGTTCTTACTACCGTAGTTAGTTTTTTACCAGTATTTACTATGATTGGGGCGGAAGGAAAATTATTCAAACCGCTCGCTTATACAAAAACTTTTGCATTGATTGCCTCCATCGTTATTGCTCTCACTGTTTTGCCACCTATCGCTCATACTTTGTTCTGTAGCAAAATCGCAACCAAAAGATTGAAACAGTTTATTGATATTTCGTTGGTCATCGGTGGAATTATACTCTGCTGGCAACTTTCTATTGGTGGAGGACTTCTCCTTATTCTGTTCGGCTTATATCGTCTATTTGAAGGTATCATCCCTAATGGATTAAAACAAAATATTCCGATTGCAGCAAATATTCTTGTTATTTTTGCAGTTGGTTTACTTCTTACAATAGACTGGGAACCACTGGGTCCTGAAAGAGGTTTAGTTCATAATTTAATTTTTGTTACTGGATTGATTGGCGGACTGCTTGGTTTATTCAAAGTATTTCAATATTTTTATCCCCGTATTTTATACTGGGCGCTAAATCATAAAATTCTATTTCTTTCCATACCATCAACTCTGTTAGTGCTTAGTCTCACTATATGGCTGGGATTCGGTAATATTTTTGGATGGATGCCTGATGTTATAAAGAAAACGCCTCTGGTACAAAAGGTTGCTCACTTGTTTCCAGGACTTGGAAAAGAATTCATGCCGAATTTGGATGAAGGTTCGTTTCTTTTTATGCCTACTACCATGACTCACGCATCCATTGGCGAAGTATTAGATATTCTTCAAAAACAAGACATGGCGTTTAATTCTATACCTGAAATTGAATCGGTAGTTGGAAAACTTGGGAGAGCAGAAACACCCCTTGATCCAGCACCTATTTCTATGATTGAAACCGTTATTAACTACAAACCTGAATATATAACAGATAAAAGCGGAAGGCGAATCAATTTTAGGTATGATGATACAAAAAAAATATTTATTAGAGATGAAAATGGTGAATTAATTCCTGATTCATCAGGGATACCGTTTAGACAATGGAGGGAACATATTCAAACGCCAGATGATATTTGGAAAGAGATAATCAAAGCAGCTAAAATTCCTGGTACAACTTCTGCGCCCAAACTTCAGCCGATTGCTGCCAGAATTGTAATGCTTCAAAGTGGTATGCGCGCTCCTATGGGCGTTAAAGTTAAAGGACAAAATCTTAATGTTATTGAACAAGTTGCGCTGGAAATCGAAAAATTCCTTAAAGATGTTCCGAGCGTTCAGGCATCTGCCGTTATTGCTGATAGAATTATAGGAAAACCATATTTAGAAATTGTTCCTGACAGATTAGCTCTTGCACGTTTCGGTATTCCAATTCGTAAATTTCAAGATACCCTCGAAATAGCCATTGGTGGAAAGCAAGTTGGTAATACTGTAGAAGGACGCGAACGGTTTCCTATTAGAGTTCGCTATAACAGAGAGCTGCGGGATAACATCGAATCGTTGAGCAAAGTTCTTATTGCTGGAATGAACGGTAAACAAATTCCTATTATGGAACTCGCTGAGATTCGATATGTACGTGGGCCTCAAATGATAAAAAGTGAAGATACGTTTCTTATAGGCTATGTAGTATTTGATAAGAAAGATGGATACGCCGAAGTTGATGTGGTAGAGCAATGTCAAGCCTATCTGAAGGCAAAACTCGAATCAGGAGAATTTATACTTCCTCCAGGAGTTTCCTATACATTTGCAGGGAGCTATGAAAATCAACTTCGTGCGGCTAAAACTCTAACATTAGTACTCCCGATTGCTCTTTTCATTATCTTTATTCTGATTTATTTCCAATTCCGATCTGTCAGTACCACTATGCTTATTTTTAGTGCAGTGTTTGTTGCGTGGGCAGGAGGATTTCTTCTAATTTGGCTATATGGACAATCATGGTTCATGAATTTTAGCTTTTTTGGAGTGCATATACGTAGTTTATTTCAGATGGGAC
Encoded here:
- a CDS encoding efflux RND transporter permease subunit — its product is MEKNMNNELKLSQTPEQRSFIGNIIGFCLTNKLVVSLFVFAIIFAGILTAPFDWNFGGIQRYPIPVDAIPDIGENQQIVFTEWMGRSPQDVEDQITYPLTVSLLGIPGVKTIRSYSMFGFSTIYIIFKDNIEFYWSRSRVLEKINSLPANTLPASVQPTLGPDATALGQIYWYTLEGLDPDGKPTGGWDQEELRTAQDWYARYWILSADGVAEVASIGGYVKEYQVDVDPDAMRAYGVTVDEVYSAVQRSNIDVGAKSIEVNRTEYFIRGIGFIKTLEDLANSVIKVNTDDIPVLVKHVAQVTLGPAARRGALDKGGAPVVGGVVVARYGDNPLAVIKHVKEKIESTRESLPSKAIINFNIVDSNTVTAFANENGFNAYENGKLNQEKWITYLKKTSRNEWPKWITLSKVTVVPFYDRTNLIYETLGTLNDAIVEEILITIIVVLVMLMNLYSSALISSMLPLAVLLTFVGMKFFGVQANIVALSGIVIAIGTIVDMGIVISDNILKHLNDADPNESRIEVVHRASAEVGGAVLTAVLTTVVSFLPVFTMIGAEGKLFKPLAYTKTFALIASIVIALTVLPPIAHTLFCSKIATKRLKQFIDISLVIGGIILCWQLSIGGGLLLILFGLYRLFEGIIPNGLKQNIPIAANILVIFAVGLLLTIDWEPLGPERGLVHNLIFVTGLIGGLLGLFKVFQYFYPRILYWALNHKILFLSIPSTLLVLSLTIWLGFGNIFGWMPDVIKKTPLVQKVAHLFPGLGKEFMPNLDEGSFLFMPTTMTHASIGEVLDILQKQDMAFNSIPEIESVVGKLGRAETPLDPAPISMIETVINYKPEYITDKSGRRINFRYDDTKKIFIRDENGELIPDSSGIPFRQWREHIQTPDDIWKEIIKAAKIPGTTSAPKLQPIAARIVMLQSGMRAPMGVKVKGQNLNVIEQVALEIEKFLKDVPSVQASAVIADRIIGKPYLEIVPDRLALARFGIPIRKFQDTLEIAIGGKQVGNTVEGRERFPIRVRYNRELRDNIESLSKVLIAGMNGKQIPIMELAEIRYVRGPQMIKSEDTFLIGYVVFDKKDGYAEVDVVEQCQAYLKAKLESGEFILPPGVSYTFAGSYENQLRAAKTLTLVLPIALFIIFILIYFQFRSVSTTMLIFSAVFVAWAGGFLLIWLYGQSWFMNFSFFGVHIRSLFQMGQINMSVAVWVGFLALFGIATDDGVIMGTYMVQLFREKNPSSKDEIRAVVIEAGTRRVRACLMTTATTIIALIPVLTSTGRGSDIMVPMAIPSFGGMLIEAMTMLIVPVLYSLIQEIKTD